The Roseicyclus marinus genome has a segment encoding these proteins:
- a CDS encoding sulfatase-like hydrolase/transferase, with the protein MSFARETIAGGNIVVIWVDDLIDVYTWRDAFGLRIETPNLDRFMARAARFTNAYATVPLCAPCRAEVATGISPFRSGLVDLNRFWRDIYRPEKAWAYDLRRAGFHTFTTGKVDSNYQPMPEEYRRILFHEEPEATDGGKRARVKTYLDRGPGIKGVNHPDDDGSQDDTFYDFHVAQNAIDFLQRADPGRRHLIQLGFKHPHYNLITPDRFYAQYDPAKIRWPSIAHADDYHGPQPGFAVYEAAYIANGQWTPEKAGDEAWRQVVRAYFAAISHMDHELGRFLQALEASPLGGNTTVVFFSDNGFNLGTHDSFHKMSQWDSAAHIPLGIHHPAMEEGREITLPVSLHNIAHTIMDLAGLPPRPDWTSGQSLLPLIDASFGEYDRQWSPVTCVFGTLSVRPSVEGMTQYRYFRYPNGEEHVYDLIADPGETENIAASAPLADLRAELVKGALNLGLDLRGMENPADGVNAMMAVDGSVILAGGRGNNDYWAYGADAEKIVEEKDGGTDTLWYMAGPDDYVLHCPPHVEKIRIATVVSRSEADGQTGKVIRIVAHPDSPIEFETSERVEIDLKGSDGDDVMIGPKHGAATFFGGKGNDLMIARAKQANRRHAFYGEAGNDTLHGGPGRDTLDGGTGDDVIYGYTGRNHIYGGHGNDVIEDGEGASTIDPGPGRNLVRLAEGEHEVVVGTGVTRIEAGAGAKRYRIRWGGVCVIEGWDAGAVYDLSGWPGVPEVQEMGGGVWRLRLGLGIVEVRGVAEGVNLGAQVR; encoded by the coding sequence ATGAGCTTTGCCCGCGAGACCATCGCCGGTGGCAATATCGTGGTGATCTGGGTCGATGACCTGATCGATGTCTACACCTGGCGCGACGCCTTTGGCCTGAGGATCGAGACGCCGAACCTCGACCGTTTCATGGCGCGGGCGGCGCGCTTCACCAATGCCTATGCGACCGTACCGCTCTGCGCGCCCTGCCGGGCCGAGGTGGCGACAGGCATCAGCCCGTTCCGGTCGGGGTTGGTCGACCTCAACCGGTTCTGGCGCGATATCTACCGGCCCGAGAAAGCCTGGGCCTATGACCTGCGGCGGGCGGGGTTTCACACCTTCACCACCGGCAAGGTCGACAGCAATTACCAGCCCATGCCGGAGGAGTACCGCCGCATCCTGTTCCACGAGGAGCCGGAGGCCACCGACGGCGGCAAGCGCGCAAGGGTGAAGACCTATCTCGACCGCGGTCCCGGCATCAAAGGGGTGAACCACCCCGATGACGACGGATCGCAGGATGACACGTTCTACGATTTCCACGTCGCGCAGAATGCCATCGATTTCCTGCAGCGCGCCGATCCGGGGCGGCGGCACCTGATCCAGCTGGGCTTCAAGCATCCGCATTACAACCTGATCACGCCCGACAGGTTCTATGCGCAATATGACCCGGCCAAGATCCGCTGGCCCTCGATCGCGCATGCCGATGATTACCACGGGCCCCAGCCCGGTTTCGCGGTCTACGAGGCGGCCTATATCGCCAATGGCCAATGGACCCCGGAAAAGGCGGGCGACGAGGCATGGCGGCAGGTGGTGCGCGCCTATTTCGCGGCCATTTCCCACATGGATCACGAATTGGGCCGGTTTCTGCAGGCGCTGGAGGCCTCCCCCCTCGGGGGGAACACGACGGTCGTGTTCTTTTCGGACAACGGCTTCAACCTCGGGACGCATGACAGTTTCCACAAGATGAGCCAGTGGGACAGTGCGGCCCATATCCCGCTGGGCATCCACCATCCTGCGATGGAGGAAGGGCGCGAAATCACCCTGCCCGTGAGCCTGCACAACATCGCACACACGATCATGGATCTGGCCGGTCTGCCGCCGCGCCCCGATTGGACATCGGGTCAATCGCTCTTGCCGCTGATCGATGCGAGTTTCGGGGAATATGACCGGCAATGGTCGCCCGTCACCTGCGTGTTCGGCACGTTGTCGGTCCGCCCCTCGGTCGAGGGGATGACGCAATACCGCTACTTCCGCTACCCCAATGGCGAAGAGCATGTCTATGACCTGATCGCCGATCCGGGCGAGACGGAGAATATCGCGGCCTCTGCCCCGCTGGCGGATTTGCGCGCCGAACTGGTCAAGGGGGCGCTGAACCTCGGCCTCGACCTGCGAGGGATGGAAAACCCCGCCGATGGGGTCAACGCGATGATGGCGGTCGATGGATCGGTGATCCTGGCGGGGGGGCGCGGGAACAACGATTACTGGGCCTATGGGGCGGATGCGGAAAAGATCGTCGAGGAGAAGGACGGCGGCACCGATACCTTGTGGTACATGGCGGGCCCCGACGATTACGTGCTGCACTGCCCGCCCCATGTGGAAAAGATCCGCATCGCCACGGTGGTCAGCCGATCGGAGGCCGATGGCCAGACCGGCAAGGTGATCCGCATCGTCGCCCATCCCGACAGCCCGATCGAATTCGAAACCTCGGAACGGGTGGAGATCGACCTGAAAGGGTCGGATGGCGATGACGTGATGATCGGACCCAAGCACGGGGCGGCCACGTTTTTCGGGGGCAAGGGCAACGACCTGATGATCGCGCGGGCGAAACAGGCGAACCGGCGGCATGCGTTCTACGGCGAGGCGGGGAATGACACGCTGCACGGGGGCCCGGGGCGCGACACGCTCGACGGCGGCACGGGCGACGATGTGATCTACGGCTATACGGGCCGGAACCACATCTACGGCGGCCATGGCAATGACGTGATCGAGGATGGGGAGGGGGCATCGACCATCGATCCGGGGCCGGGGCGGAACCTGGTCCGGTTGGCCGAGGGCGAGCACGAGGTGGTCGTGGGCACGGGCGTCACACGGATCGAGGCAGGCGCCGGGGCGAAACGCTACCGCATCCGCTGGGGCGGCGTCTGCGTGATCGAGGGCTGGGATGCGGGTGCCGTCTATGACCTGTCGGGCTGGCCGGGGGTGCCGGAGGTGCAGGAGATGGGCGGCGGTGTCTGGCGGCTGCGGCTGGGGCTGGGGATCGTGGAGGTCAGGGGCGTGGCCGAGGGGGTGAACCTGGGGGCGCAGGTGCGGTGA